The Psilocybe cubensis strain MGC-MH-2018 chromosome 7, whole genome shotgun sequence genome has a window encoding:
- a CDS encoding putative zinc transporter protein (putative zinc transporter protein DDB_G0291141) produces the protein MPVPDARTRNKISLNPSKVLSTSIPGKLVPRIVLSNVLFVFAVYASKEWLLNFDVGVFWVLMRVLACGGLGVVVWEVLTSQAEKRKSIEWTVLGMASLLQFVQYGCLFTALYRLSPARVILFAHFSTYWVGSLISPSSTRKTLAVVAALLVSVLSDTELFSTDVGKYAPGYGALLLHGLSSSALEHTLGVLSPSLGTTFATAATRLSLNTDSTVDITLSLNHLSFKPQHFGFSFPTLLIGAHILGNFSFRQTPLWTDLFVASFLYVGMYPESIDAFTPVVPRTPTSRLIRSYLKTILSNPESRKIFYFLMLNLCYMLVQMLYGVWTNSLGLISDAIHMAFDCMAIGMGLFASVMATWEPNERFTYGYGRIETLSGFANGIFLILISIFIMFEAIQRILEPPEMNTSQLLLVSSLGLAVNLFGMFAMGGHHHHGGHSHSHGHSHSHATPGADHSGHSHDHGHGGGHSHTHGPTTPLSPTSASARPHSLSLPPPPPSPRAPNSGLIWRIRMGIPVRLLALRRIRILIRICKIRIRNIRIRVKEKTIRLSVVMIILRIRIRTRIRLQLMMSMGMHTIMGTTKIMGMVMVMVMVMVMTISISIVMKKNMGILTRIHIHQLPRTITIIPIPIRKALRTTHGKCQRAVFLSDLWRGIATHSVDIHSQLQSQTMVVSPQPPESSSSSGTPLTPSYTFGHDDHYDEHHRHHHHETRRAPNVHVPSAHAVASHEGHSHNMRGVFLHVMADTLGSVGVIVSTLLIQFYGWTGFDPIASLFIAILIAASVVPLVMDTGKVLALDVADRERDIQSALSELSTIEGLASYSYPRFWPKDSSTLIGSIHIQLAPSASAVDPHGPHSSRGTTTYTNAERVVERVDKHLRGGIGGLEELTIQVEGGAVNVGRIQIRAEAEVEAEASG, from the exons ATGCCTGTGCCAGATGCTCGCACAAGGAACAAGATTAGTCTGAATCCCTCAAAAGTCCTGTCCACGTC TATACCAGGCAAACTTGTACCCCGGATCGTTCTCTCCAATGTTCTATTTGTCTTTGCGGTCTATGCGTCCAAGGAGTGGCTGTTGAACTTTGATGTTGGTGTGTTTTGGGTGTTGATGCGCGTGCTGGCTTGTGGTGGCCTCGGAGTTGTGGTTTGGGAAGTTCTAACTAGCCAGGCTGAGAAGCGCAAATCTATTGAG TGGACTGTCTTAGGGATGGCGTCTTTGTTGCAGTTCGTGCAGTACGGCTGTCTGTTTACAGCTTTGTATAGGCTGTCGCCAGCTCG TGTCATTTTGTTCGCCCATTTTTCGACATATTGGGTTGGATCACTTATAAGCCCGTCTTCG ACCCGAAAAACTCTTGCTGTAGTTGCAGCTTTGCTTGTTTCAGTGTTATCGGACACTGAACTCTTCTCTACCGATGTGGGGAAGTATGCACCGGGATATGGAGCCCTGCTTTTGCACGGATTGTCATCAAGCGCCTTGGAGCATACTCTAGGTGTGCTTTCTCCGTCACTGGGAACAACATTCGCTACGGCAGCGA CTCGACTTTCCCTCAACACCGATTCTACCGTTGATATCACTCTC TCATTGAACCACCTTTCCTTCAAGCCTCAACATTTTGGATTCTCATTCCCGACATTACTGATCGGAGCCCATATTCTCGGAAACTTTTCGTTTAGGCAAACACCTCTATGGACGGACCTCTTTGTGGCATCTTTTCTCTACGTCG GCATGTACCCGGAAAGTATAGATGCTTTTACACCCGTGGTACCACGCACACCTACTTCAAGATTGATTAGATCATACCTCAAGACCATTCTCTCCAATCCCGAATCTAGAAagatattttattttttgatgTTAAACCTGTGTTACATGTTGGTGCAGATGCTGTATGGAGTGTGGACTAACAGTCTAGGTCTCATTTCTGATG cTATACATATGGCGTTTGATTGTATGGCTATTGGGATGGGCCTGTTTGCGTCTGTCATGGCTACATGGGAGCCTAACGAGCGATTTACTTATGG TTACGGCCGAATTGAGACGTTGTCTGGATTTGCAAATGGGatctttttgattttgatctCTATCTTTATCATGTTTGAAGCCATACAACGAAT TTTGGAGCCGCCAGAAATGAATACTAGTCAATTGTTATTGGTTAGTTCATTAGGGCTTGCAGTCAACTTGTTTGGGATGTTTGCCATGGGCGGGCATCACCACCAC GGTGGTCATTCTCACTCGCATgggcattcgcattcgcatgcGACACCTGGTGCGGACCATTCAGGACACAGTCATGATCATGGACATGGAGGAGGCCATAGCCATACCCATGGACCTACTACTCCGCTGTCACCGACGTCCGCGTCCGCACGACCGCATTCGCTGAGTctccctccaccaccgccttcTCCACGAGCGCCTAATAGTGGCC TCATTTGGCGCATTCGCATGGGCATACCCGTACGCCTTCTAGCTCTGCGGCGCATTCGCATTCTCATTCGCATTTGCAAAATTCGCATTCGCAacattcgcattcgcgtGAAGGAGAAAACCATTCGTCTGAGCGTTGTGATGATCATtcttcgcattcgcattcgcactcGCATTCGGCTTCAACTAATGATGAGCATGGGCATGCACACGATCATGGGCACAACGAAGATCATGGGCAtggtcatggtcatggtcatggtcatggtAATGACCATAAGCATAAGCATAGTCATGAAGAAGAACATGGGCATTCTCACtcgcattcacattcaccAACTTCCGCGCACGATCACGatcattcccattcccattcgcAAAGCTCTCCGGACCACTCACGGAAAATGTCAGCGAGCAGTGTTTCTGAGCGACCTATGGCGGGGAATAGCCACGCACAGCGTAGACATTCAC tcgcagtTGCAATCACAGACAATGGTTGTGTCGCCCCAGCCGCCggagtcgtcgtcgtcgagcgGTACGCCGTTGACGCCGAGTTATACGTTTGGTCATGATGATCATTATGATGAGCACCACCGTCATCATCACCATGAGACGCGTCGTGCGCCGAATGTGCATGTGCCGTCGGCGCATGCGGTTGCTTCTCATGAGGGACATAGTCATAATATGAGAGGTGTTTTTTTGCATGTTATGGCA GATACGTTGGGTTCAGTTGGAGTTATAGTTTCGACTCTTCTCATCCAGTTTTATGGATGGACGGGGTTTGATCCTATAGCGTCGTTGTTCATTGCGATTTTGATAGCTGCTAGTGTTGTCCCGCTTGTCATGGACACGGGCAAAGTTTTGGCGCTGGATGTGGCGGATCGGGAGAGGGATATTCAGAGTGCTCTTTCGGAG CTATCGACGATCGAAGGACTCGCATCATACAGCTACCCACGATTCTGGCCCAAAGACTCCTCCACTCTAATCGGATCGATACATATCCAGCTCGCGCCTTCTGCGTCGGCTGTTGACCCGCACGGTCCGCATTCGAGTCGCGGGACGACGACGTATACGAATGCGGAGAGGGTTGTTGAGAGGGTTGATAAGCATTTGAGGGGTGGGATTGGCGGGTTGGAGGAGTTGACTATTCAGGTTGAGGGTGGCGCGGTGAATGTTGGGCG GATACAGATACgtgctgaagctgaagttgaagctgaagcaaGCGGATAA
- a CDS encoding putative 20S rRNA accumulation protein 4, whose protein sequence is MVPPPRDDDWSDSDDDDLSQVETSVLLGVPDGNVDEETDILDAAVSRIGGLPVRSLVAIRSWRGLRLNEKYAAKLAKKRQRQQERAKAKAEAEKERARLQAHKKKAGNPFTMNGSEVNSAPAFGFGAHIFGAPTSVTSDESPPVVKEEDVRERQAEDVNDSDSDSGSSDEESLLTAMAEATISESPWRSAPSYPPIYLSTVAEYLPPQPKPRLPQGIKVEDLQDDDRKEKDVSWAKETYEDSLEVDQVFERFMKRVGYEGEQCVRYELKGTPLPFASDKTFDLLWPMVKQDPLPVTKPDFKVVHNQRRVYDTSAVPRCPHCKGPRVFECQLMPNLINILRPSTSADNKKMTDEERRKAVQQALKNEDKLAKTGMDWGTAMIFSCENDCCQEDGKDLKDCWREEIVYIQWDV, encoded by the exons ATGGTTCCTCCCCCCCGAGACGACGATTGGTCTGAttcagacgatgacgacCTCTCGCAAGTAGAGACATCCGTATTGTTAGGTGTGCCAGACGGTAacgtcgacgaggaaacagacATCCTCGACGCTGCTGTCTCTCGTATTGGAGGACTTCCTGTACGATCCTTAGTCGC CATCCGCTCCTGGCGTGGTTTACGCCTCAACGAAAAATATGCCGCAAAGCTTGCCAAAAAGCGTCAGCGTCAGCAGGAGCGTGCAAAGGCAAAAGCTGAAGCCGAGAAAGAAAGAGCGCGTCTCCAAGCTCATAAGAAAAAAGCCGGTAATCCATTCACA ATGAATGGCAGCGAGGTTAATTCCGCACCCGCGTTTGGTTTCGGCGCTCATATATTCGGCGCTCCAACTTCGGTAACCTCG GACGAAAGCCCACCGGTAGTgaaagaagaggatgttCGGGAGCGACAAGCTGAAGATGTGAATGACAGTGACTCGGATTCAGGATCGTCGGATGAAGAATCACTCCTTACTGCTATGGCTGAGGCCACCATAAGTGAATCTCCTTGGCGATCCGCTCCTTCCTATCCCCCAATTTACCTTTCCACTGTGGCGGAATACTTGCCACCCCAGCCTAAACCCCGACTACCGCAAGGTATCAAAGTAGAAGATCTGCAAGACGACGATCGCAAAGAAAAGGATGTTAGTTGGGCGAAAGAAACATACGAAGACTCACTGGAAGTTGACCAGGTCTTCGAGCGCTTCATGAAAAGAGTTGGCTACGAAGGCGAACAATGTGTCAG ATACGAACTAAAGGGAACGCCACTTCCTTTCGCTTCTGACAAGACCTTTGACCTTCTTTGGCCTATGGTGAAGCAGGACCCATTGCCAGTGACCAAACCTGATTTCAAGGTGGTCCATAATCAACGGCGGGTCTACGATACATCCGCTGTCCCAAGATGTCCTCATTGTAAAGGCCCAAGGGTGTTTGAATGCCAGCTCATGCCCAACCTTATCAATATTCTTCGTCCGTCAACATCAGCagacaacaaaaaaatgacAGACGAAGAACGACGCAAGGCGGTTCAGCAAGCGCTTAAAAATGAAGACAAGTTGGCAAAAACTGGCATGGATTGGGGTACTGCTATGATTTTTTCGTGTGAGAATGACTGCTGTCAAGAAGACGGAAAAGACCTCAAAGATTGTTGGAGGGAGGAAATTGTGTATATTCAGTGGGATGTATAA
- a CDS encoding putative transcriptional regulatory protein C1F7.11c, with amino-acid sequence MPSSASPPYPSREDSAQSGSSLVARHPKRRGVALSCAECRRLKLKCSRAFPCSNCVKKGCAAICPEGSLTTGKGNRFVLANTEALHEKITVLANRVRQLEDGLAQSHAATSHTPHPLLSEELLQIKRPLERERLDVPQVEEKPETEDNIDSLGSLSISNDGKSTFFGRTASSWNEEGSEDEEELPAGVDDIAGPSDPAWLSYSFPFSPPIGKMKDALRQSLISKLPRMPLAKIQCDNYFRHAAWMYTPITEVDFNESVWRPMYELEGSYDTVSAHHLAILFMVLAIGTLLDLDREAHSPEAMQLYHYGRAALSIDCVLEEQTIAGIQAMFLMCHFMFLAEIYNPRWTIMGMIVKVAQSVNRDSGKWNLDPEQTRKRRELFYELLTYDSWQSFTFGRPPSLSSAHIDNQMPHETTKNSAGEIEMSFAAWKHRFVSQCLSIVHDEGFGTRTPSYKVVQDLDRKVRNWYFPPSLQVPGFGAAAKLVSTEVEQPTVQLTMQRYTAFAIKEMCKHVSFLGHSATAGLIRRTIKKTILLLIALFYMHRGFFAQALEDNPNDPMGSKYSPSVLAAYTSATSFVGLIESLYNQHPQLTERMWFLFTHVFSCAIVLGSIAAKSQMGLARSALSHLDSAYNLFTRVTDKARAGKIIPILAKLRERAQMANSNLPLQPENATRLSFYGPKIKSEVDELSTLGGMTRLVSRKSSGSPSVSAPSPPSHHSSPSNLAESQIYLANPPEQSNANAWQNYTHIQNFNVNINMGDYYPNGATADPQGDMSLLYQIPNHSLQQQPQSMSLDMNHGHHHQSYYSNSYGGYGNGNQFMMSHMTASPELTTPTHDMQESWQNLMAQYR; translated from the exons ATGCCCTCTTCCGCCTCTCCTCCATATCCATCTCGGGAGGACTCGGCACAGTCAGGCAGCTCGCTCGTCGCGCGCCATCCTAAGCGCCGAGGCGTAGCGCTGTCCTGTGCTGAATGTCGGAG ACTTAAACTCAA ATGCAGTCGCGCATTCCCGTGTAG CAATTGTGTCAAAAAAGGTTGTGCCGCTATCTGTCCAGAAG GCTCACTCACTACGGGCAAGGGTAATCG GTTTGTCTTGGCGAACACAGAAGCTCTGCACGAAAAGATCACGGTTCTAGCAAACCGAGTGCGACAGCTCGAAGATGGTCTCGCTCAATCTCATGCCGCTACATCTCATACCCCACACCCCCTTCTCAGCGAAGAACTTCTGCAAATCAAACGTCCATTGGAGCGAGAACGGTTAGATGTGCCTCAGGTAGAAGAGAAGCCGGAAACGGAGGACAATATCGATTCATTAGGCTCTCT TTCAATATCCAATGATGGGAAATCTACATTCTTTGGACGAACTGCTAGCTCTTGG AACGAGGAAGGTtcagaagatgaggaagagttGCCCGCAGGTGTAGATGATATCGCCGGACCAAGCGACCCTGCTTGGCTGAGCTACTCCTTCCCGTTCTCTCCTCCCATTGGGAAAATGAAGGATGCTCTTCGACAGTCCCTCATATCTAAACTGCCGCGTATGCCTCTAGCAAAGATTCAGTGCGATAACTATTTCCGACACGCTGCTTGGAT GTATACCCCAATAACGGAGGTTGATTTCAATGAGTCAGTGTGGCGCCCGATGTACGAATTGGAAGGATCGTATGATACCGTCAGTGCTCACCACCTCGCCATTCTGTTCATGGTGCTAGCCATCGGGACGCTCTTGGACCTCGATCGAGAAGCCCATAGCCCTGAAGCCATGCAACTTTACCACTATGGGCGAGCGGCTCTTTCTATCGATTGCGTTCTGGAGGAACAGACAATTGCTGGCATACAAGCAATG TTCTTGATGTGCCATTTCATGTTCCTGGCGGAAATTTACAACCCTCGATGGACAATTATGGGAATGATCGTCAAAGTCGCCCAAAGTGTGA ACCGAGACAGTGGCAAGTGGAATCTGGACCCTGAACAAACCCGCAAAAGGCGCGAATTATTTTACGAGTTACTAACTTACGACTCCTGGCAG AGTTTTACTTTTGGGCGCCCACCTTCGTTATCATCGGCACATATAGACAACCAGATGCCACATGAGACGACTAAGAACTCGGCAGGAGAAATTGAAATGAGTT TTGCCGCATGGAAGCATCGTTTTGTCTCACAGTGTCTCAGTATCGTACACGATGAAGGATTTGGAACGCGTACACCCAGTTACAAAGTCGTTCAAGATCTAGATCGGAAAGTACGCAACTGGTACTTTCCGCCGAGTCTACAAGTACCAGGATTTGGAGCAGCAGCGAAACTGGTCAGCACGGAGGTGGAGCAACCCACTGTACAGTTAACGATGCAACGTTATACTGCCTTTGCAATCAAGGAGATGTGTAAGCacgtttcttttcttggCCACTCTGCGACAGCAGGACTGATTCGCCGAACTATTAAAAAAACAATTCTTCTATTAATAGCTCTGTTCTACATGCATCGCGGGTTCTTTGCACAGGCGCTCGAAGATAACCCCAACGATCCCATGGGCAGTAAGTATTCGCCTTCAGTGCTGGCTGCGTATACGAGCGCCACGTCGTTCGTAGGCTTGATTGAAAGCCTATATAATCAACACCCTCAGCTGACGGAGAGGATGTGGTTTTTGTTCACTCATGTGTTTTCTTGTGCT ATCGTTCTTGGATCGATAGCTGCGAAGTCCCAGATGGGACTGGCACGGTCTGCTCTATCACATCTGGATTCCGCATACAATCTTTTCACCAGAGTCACGGATAAAGCACGAGCTGGCAAAATTATA CCCATACTGGCCAAATTGAGGGAAAGGGCACAGATGGCTAACTCGAATCTTCCTTTACAACCCGAAAATGCTACGCGACTTTCTTTTTATGGTCCCAAGATCAAGAGCGAGGTGGACGAGTTGTCCACTTTGGGCGGCATGACAAGACTAGTTTCCCGGAAATCCTCTGGTTCTCCGTCCGTCTCTGCCCCAAGCCCTCCTTCTCATCACAGCTCTCCTTCAAACCTCGCGGAATCGCAGATATACCTCGCCAATCCACCCGAGCAGTCGAATGCAAACGCGTGGCAGAACTACACGCACATACAAAACTTCAATGTGAACATCAATATGGGTGACTATTACCCAAATGGTGCCACTGCAGACCCACAAGGGGACATGTCTCTCCTTTACCAAATCCCAAACCACTCTCTACAACAGCAGCCACAGAGCATGTCTCTGGACATGAACCATGGACACCATCACCAGTCATATTATTCGAACTCTTATGGTGGTTATGGGAATGGGAACCAATTTATGATGTCTCATATGACGGCTTCTCCAGAATTAACGACTCCTACACACGATATGCAGGAGTCATGGCAAAACCTGATGGCGCAATATAGATGA